GCGGAAGCCGTCGTGGTCGACGGAGAAGCCGTCCTCCTCGGCCACCACGGCCGTCAGGTCGACGGGGAAGCCGAAGGTGTCGTGCAGCTTGAAGGCCTCCTCGCCGCTGAGCTCGGTGCGGCCGTCGCGGGCCATGGCGGCCTTGTAGTCGGCGTAGACGTGGAGCCCCGCGGCCAGCGTGCGCAGGAAGCGCTCCTCCTCGTTGCGGATCACGTCGAGCACGCGCTCGCGGCGCGCGACGATCTCGGGGTAGGCCTCGCCCATCTCGGCGATGACCACCTCGGCGATGCGGAACAGGAACGGCTCCTCCATGCCCAGCAGGTGGCCGTGGCGGGCGGCCCGCCGCAGGATGCGACGCACCACGTAGTCGGCGCCGGTGTTGCCGGGGATGGCCCCGTCGGCCACGGTGAAGGTCACGGCCCGGGCGTGGTCCGCGATGACCTGCATGCTGATGCGGTCCTCGCCCTCGGGTTCGCGGCCGCAGATCTCGCTCATGCGCGCGATCAGGGGCGTGAAGAGGTCGGTCTCGTAGTTGCTCTGCCTGCCCTGCATGACGGCCACCAGGCGCTCGAAGCCGAGACCCGTGTCGACGCTCTTCATGGGCAGGGGGTGCAGCACGCCTTCCTTGTCCCGGTCGAACTCCATGAAGACGTGGTTCCACAGCTCGAGCCAGCGGTCGCAGTCGCAGACGCCCACGAAGCAGCCGTCCGGATGGTCGCACTTCATCTGCTGGCCCTGGTCGTAGTGGATCTCGGTGCAGGGGCCGCAGGGGCCGGTGTCGGCCATGGACCAGAAGTTCTCCTCGTCGCCCCGCTCCAGATCGCCCAGGCGGACGATGCGTTCGGGGGCCAGCCCCACCTCGTGCTCCCAGATGCCGAAACTCTCGTCATCGTCCTTGTAGACCGAGACCCAGAGGCGGTCGCGGTCGAGCCCCATGACCCGGGTCAGGAAGTCCCAGCCCCAGGTGATCGACTCGCGCTTGTAGTATTCGCCGAACGACCAGTTGCCGAGCATCTCGAAAAAGGTATGATGACGGGCGTCCTTGCCCACTTCCTCGAGGTCGTTGTGCTTGCCGGAGACCCGCATGCACTTCTGGACCGAGGCGGCCCGCACGTAGTCGCGCTTCTCGAGGCCGAGGAAGACGCCCTTGAACTGGTTCATGCCCGCATTGGTGAACAGGAGCGTGGGATCGTCCTGCGGCACGAGGGTCGACGACGGCACGACCGTGTGGCCCCGCTCGGCGAAAAAGTCGAGAAAACTTGCGCGGATCTCCCTGGCTTTCAATTTGGCTCCAGCCCCGCGGGGGGTGAAAAAGTCCTACAAGGCCACGCGGCGCGGCCGAAACAAAACAAGGATACCGGGTTATCTCGGCCGGCGACTTCTGGCCGGCGCTCCGGACGACCCGGCACGCAAGCCGATAGTTTAAGCGGGCCCCCGGGCGTGGTCAACCCACGCCGGGCGCCGCGGCTGGGCGCGGGAGGCGCCCGAGGACCATGCGCAACGTCCTGCACATCGTCGTCTCGATCCTGATGTGGCTCCTCTTCGGGTACTACTGGTACGTGGTGGGCCGCCGTCAGATCGACCTGGCCTCGCTGCAGTCGGTGGCGGTGCTGGCCGGCTTCACGCTGGTCGGGATCGTGCTGACCCTGTTGTGGATCGCCCACAACCGCAAGCTGGCCCGACGCAACCGGCGCCTGGCCGCCCCGGCGACGCCGCCGGAGGCGTACGCCGCCGACCACCTGGGCCGGGAACGGGCCGGGGACGACCTGGCGACCCTGAAGGCGGCCCCCACGGTCGTGGTGCGGCTGGACGACGAGGGCCGCAAGGTGTGCACCGCGGCGACGGGAAGGGGTGCCTGATGGATCTCTATTCCCTGATCGTCCGTTTCCAGTCGACCTGGGTCTACCTGGTCCTGCTGATCTACTTCGCCTGGTACCCGCTCACGACGAGCGTCATGTGGATCTTCACCTCGTTCCTCTTCTACCGGCGCCGCGACTCGGGCCCGACGGAGAAGCTGGCCGCGTTCTACGCCTACGAAGAGAAGCCCATGGTCAGCTTCCTGATCCCGGCCTTCAACGAGGAGGCGAACATCGCCCACACCCTGCGGGGCGTGCTGGCGGTGGACTATCCCGCCTTCGAGATCGTCGTGATCGACGACTGCTCGACCGACCGCACCCTCGACGAGATCGAGCCCTTCCTCGCCGACCCGCGCGTGCGCCTGGTGCGCAAGCTCGTCAACGAGGGCAAGGCCATGGCGCTGAACGACGCCATCCCCGTGAGCCGGGGCGAACTGGTCTTCGTGATGGACGCCGACGCGGTGCCCGTGCCGGACATCCTGCACCACCTGGTCCCCCACTTCCGCTTCCCGCGCTGCGCCGCCGTCACCGGCAATCCCCGCGTCGTCAACCGGCAGAGCTTCCTGGCCAAGCTGCAGGCCATCGAGTTCGCCTCGATCATCTCGCTCATGCGGCGGGCCCAGCGGGTGTGGGGCCGCATCATGACCATGAGCGGCGTGGTGGGCATCTTCCGCCGCACCGCCCTGTACGACGTCGGGCTCTACAGCCCGGAGATGGCCACCGAGGACATCGACCTGACCTGGCGGCTGCAGCTGCGGCACTGGGACGTGCGCTACGAGTCGCGCGCGGTCATGTGGATGCGGGTGCCCCAGTCGCTGGAGGGGCTATGGCGGCAGCGGCGGCGCTGGGCCCTGGGCCTCAGCCAGGTCCTGGTGCGCCACGGAAGCGAGCTCCTGCAGTGGAAGCACCGGCGCTTCTGGCCCGTGCTCATCGAGGCCAACCTCTCGGTGCTCTGGGCCTACACCTACGTGCTGCTGACCACCGTCTGGCTCGTCAGCTACGCGGTGGGCTATCCGCCGGTGGGCGCGAGTCCGATCCCCAACTTCTGGGGCATGCTCATCGCGACGGTGTGCCTGCTGCAGCTGGTGACCGGCGTGATCCAGGACCGCGTCTACGACGAGCTCCTGAAGAAGTCGTTCATCGTCGCGGTCTTCTACCCGCTGGTCTACTGGATCCTGATGGCGGTCATCACCGTCACCACGGCCCCCATGGGGCTGAACGTCAACCGCCAGAAGCGCAAGTACACGCTCTGGAAGCCGGTCCGGGAGTAGCATGAGGCCCACGTGGACACGCATCCTCCCCGTGGCCGCCCTGGTCGCCTGCGGCCTGGCCGCGGCGCCGGCGCGCGCCCAGGTGGCGGCCATGGCCGACACCGCCGACGGGGTCATCGACACGGAGCAGGCCTGGCGCAAGGTCACCGAGGCTCGCGACGCCGCCGGCGAGGACCGCCACCACGAGGCCGTGGCCGACTACCTCGAGGCCCTGGCCAACGACGCCCGGCTGGTGCCCATGGTGGCCCAGGAGATCGCCTACCAGAAGCTGTGGCGCGAGGATGCCGAGAAGTCGATCTTCTACTTCCGCCGCTACCTGGCCCGGCACCCGGACGAGGAGAACCGCGACGTGCGCAAGGGCCTGGCCATGGCGTACAGCTGGAGCGGCCGGCAGCCGGAGGCGGTGGGCCTGTACCGCGAGCTCGTCGCCGAGGACCCGACCGACGGCGCGGCCCGGCTCGGGCTGGCCCGCAGCCTGCTGTGGGACAACCGCCTGCGCGAAGGGTGGTCGGTGCTGCGGGCGGTCGAGGACGAGTCCGGCCCCGACGAGGCCGCCGGGCGCGAGGCGGGCGACTTCGCCCTCGTCGTGCTCGATTCCTACTCGGCGCCCCTGGCCGCCGACCTGAACGCGTCCTGGGACTCGGACGACCTGGACATCGTGCGCCTCGGGGTCACCGGCAGCTTCACCGTCCTGGGCAACAAGCTGCTGCAGGTGACGCCTTCGTACGGGCGGTACCGCCAGCCCGGCCAGGCGGAGATCGGCAATCCGGCCCTGGGCTTCGGCTTCCATGCGGCCCTGGCCCACAACTGGGCCCTGCACGCCTACGGCAAGGTGCAGCATTTCGGCACGGGCTCGCCCCTGTACGCCGGTCCGGAGAACCTGGACTGGACGAACCTCGCGGGCGACTTCTGGCTGACCTGGCTGCCGGCGCCGCGCTGGCGCATCGACTTCGGCGGCACCTCGGCCCCGGTCGAGACGTTCTTCGCCCTCGACAACCACATCCACTACGAGCAGACCAACGCCTCGGTGGACCATCGCCTCGGCCGGCACTGGTCGGCCGGCCTGTCGGCGAACCTGGCCGACTACAGCGACGGCAACTCCCGCACCCGGGGTGCCGCCCGCATCACGTGGAAGCGCGAGGGGCGCTGGGAGATCCACGCCGGTCCGGTGCTGACCTGGATGGACTTCGAGATCCCCTACCCCGGCGGCTACTGGGCGCCCGACGAGGTCGTCAACGGCAGCCTCGAGGCGACCCTGAAGACCCGCACCCGGCACTGGACCTGGCGTCTGAACGGCAGCGTCGGCGTGGAAAAGGAGACGGGTGCCGACCAGGTGACCGTGGGCGGTGTGAGCCTGCGGACGGGCTGGCGCTTCGCCCCCGACTGGCTGGCCGCGGTCGAGGGGGGCCATTCGCGCAGCTCGTTCAGCAGCGCCAGCGGCTTCAACCGCACCTTCCTGAACCTGACGGTGCGCCGCTTCTTCTAGGGGGATCCATGCACCGGACGAACCGCGCCCCCCGCCCCCCCGGACACGGCCGCCGCCGGTTCGTCGCGGCGGTGCCGGTGATGCTGGTGGCGATCCTCGCCCTGGCCGCCGGGTGCGGCGACGACGACCGGCCGGCCCCCGCGGGCAGCCTCTACGAACTCGACCCGCCGGAACTCGGCCTCGAGTCGGTGACCAGCGCCGGCCCGGGCGTGCCCGTCCTCTGCTACCACTACTTCCGGTCCGGCTTCGATCCGGGCTACCTGGCGCGGGTGCTCGGCTCGGTGCTCTTCGGCATGCCGGCCCTGGGCCCGCGCGAGTTCTGGACGACGCCCATCGGCGAGTTCGAGAAGCACCTGAAACACTTCCGCGACACCGGCACCCGCGTCATGACCCTGGACGAGGTGGCCGACCTGGTCGAGACGGGCCGGCCGCTGCCCCCGCGGGCGGTCGTCCTGACCATCGACGACGCCGACCGCAGCGTCTACGAGCTGGCCTGGCCCCTGCTGCGCGAGTACGGCGTCCGGGCCCACCTCTTCGTGCCCACCGGCCACGTGGGCTCCGACTGGGCCGACCTCGACGTCTGCTCGTGGGAGGAACTGCGGGAAATGGCCGCCTCGGGCACGATCATCCTCGGCAGCCACACCCGCGACCTGCACTACAAGATCGGCACCCGCAAGGGTCTGGAGCCGGTGTTCTGGAATCCGCAGGAGATCGACGGGGAGC
The bacterium genome window above contains:
- a CDS encoding polysaccharide deacetylase family protein, with the protein product MHRTNRAPRPPGHGRRRFVAAVPVMLVAILALAAGCGDDDRPAPAGSLYELDPPELGLESVTSAGPGVPVLCYHYFRSGFDPGYLARVLGSVLFGMPALGPREFWTTPIGEFEKHLKHFRDTGTRVMTLDEVADLVETGRPLPPRAVVLTIDDADRSVYELAWPLLREYGVRAHLFVPTGHVGSDWADLDVCSWEELREMAASGTIILGSHTRDLHYKIGTRKGLEPVFWNPQEIDGERRAATLADVTAHRRQGDLAWPPAATAVLSGPWGPVAADLLASRGDIATARTDARWLAWPYGFANGDLDSIARAVGFRGTVSLEPRPFAATDSLLHTGRFTLTAKSTVGMLDEIMRRSAELSPTP
- a CDS encoding poly-beta-1,6 N-acetyl-D-glucosamine synthase, whose translation is MDLYSLIVRFQSTWVYLVLLIYFAWYPLTTSVMWIFTSFLFYRRRDSGPTEKLAAFYAYEEKPMVSFLIPAFNEEANIAHTLRGVLAVDYPAFEIVVIDDCSTDRTLDEIEPFLADPRVRLVRKLVNEGKAMALNDAIPVSRGELVFVMDADAVPVPDILHHLVPHFRFPRCAAVTGNPRVVNRQSFLAKLQAIEFASIISLMRRAQRVWGRIMTMSGVVGIFRRTALYDVGLYSPEMATEDIDLTWRLQLRHWDVRYESRAVMWMRVPQSLEGLWRQRRRWALGLSQVLVRHGSELLQWKHRRFWPVLIEANLSVLWAYTYVLLTTVWLVSYAVGYPPVGASPIPNFWGMLIATVCLLQLVTGVIQDRVYDELLKKSFIVAVFYPLVYWILMAVITVTTAPMGLNVNRQKRKYTLWKPVRE